In the Raineyella fluvialis genome, ATCAAGGGCAAACTGCCCGTCCTGGCCGCCCAGACCCTCATCACCCAGATCGACGCGCTGGTCGAACGCGACCGCCGACGCGCCCTCGACGCCCTGGACCCCTCGCCGAGGAGCTGACCCCGACGATGCGCCGGGCCGACGCGCTGGTGGCGCTCGCCGAGGCCGCGGCGCTGCACGGCGACGCCCCGCTCCACGGCGGTGACCGTCCGCGCGTGGTCGTGACCATCCCCGAGGAACGACTGCGGGACAGGGCCGCGACAGGCGGACTGATCGCCACCGGGGAACGGATCGCACCGGCTGACCTGCGCCGTCTGTGCTGCGACGCCGACGTCCTACCGGTCGTCCTCGGCGGGGAGGGTCAGGTGCTCGACGTGGGTCGTGAGCATCGCCTCGTCACACCGCCGATCCGCACCGCCCTGACCGTACGCGACGGCGGCTGCGCCTTCCCCGGCTGCGACCGGCCACCCGCCGCCTGCCACGCTCACCACATCATTCCCTGGCAGGAAGGCGGACCGACCTCGCTCGACAATCTCGTCCTGGTCTGTCCCCACCACCACGGCATCGTGGAACCGGCAACCGACACCAGCGCAAGACGCTGGGAGATCCGCCTGGGAACGGACGGCATTGCCGAGGTCCTCCCGCCCGTCCATGTCGACCGGAGCCGCCGACCGCGGCGCCATCAACGGTTCCGACTCCCTGACGTCGCCTGAGCGGGGGCGGGAATGCTGTCGCCGGCCGGTGCGCCGGCCGGAACTTTGTCGCGCCCCGGTGCGCCGGCCGGAACTTTGTCGCGCTCCGGTGCGCCGGTCGTACCAGCGCTCGAGGCGCCCGGCTCAGTCGGCGACGATCGGCGCCCACTCCGGTCCCGTCTCGCCCAGCGCGTCGTCGAGCTTCGCGAACAGCGGCTCGGGCTTGGCCAGCGGGGTTCCCGGCGTGATCGGCAGGGACTTCCACACGGCGGCGGCTGAGGCGTAGTCGCCCATCAGCACGGAGTAGTCCGGTCCACCCTCCTCGGAGACCGTACGGATCTCGGGCAGTGCGGCCCAGACTCCTTCGCCGCCGAGCATCTCGT is a window encoding:
- a CDS encoding HNH endonuclease signature motif containing protein; this encodes MRRADALVALAEAAALHGDAPLHGGDRPRVVVTIPEERLRDRAATGGLIATGERIAPADLRRLCCDADVLPVVLGGEGQVLDVGREHRLVTPPIRTALTVRDGGCAFPGCDRPPAACHAHHIIPWQEGGPTSLDNLVLVCPHHHGIVEPATDTSARRWEIRLGTDGIAEVLPPVHVDRSRRPRRHQRFRLPDVA